The Clostridia bacterium DNA segment AAGCATTGAAAACAGCTGTAAATCATCTAAACAGGTTTGCTCTAAATTCATATGCTCCCCAATTAATCTAGATATCATCGCAAGACGTTGAGCATGTTCTTCCGTTTCATTGCTACGAGCATACAGCGTTGCCATTATTGAATTAAGTGTTGCACTATGATGACTTTTTTCCTCCAAAAGCTTACGACGTGCCAAATAGGTTTCTGCTTCCATCTCAGCTTCATCAATACTAGAAGCTTTGGTTCTCTTGATACCGAATCCAATAGACAAACTTATCGCAAAAGCCTCATCTTGAACAGAAGAATTGAATTCTTTTATTGCCTTTATGATGGACAACCGTATCTGGTTTGCCTCATCAAGATCGGTGTTCGGTAAAAGAATACTAAATTCATCTCCACCAGTTCGCGCTAGTAAATCACTCGGCCTACAACAACTTTGTATAATTTTCGCAGTTTGGTTTATCAACCAATTTCCTCTGTCGTTGCCAAATGTATGATTTATTAATCTCATGCCATTGATATCCGCAATGACAATACAAAGTGGATAATTGCTTTCCGTATCCATCTGAACTTTTGCATCTTCAAAATATCTACGGTTATATAGATTGGTTAATGAATCATGTTCATTCATATATTGGATTTTTGCAAAATTATGTTTAGACTCACTAATATCGATGATAATCCCTTCGAGTGCTTCCACTTTTCCATTATCATCAAATAAATACTGACCTAACTCCATTACCCATTTTCGCTCGCCACTAGCTGTAATAATTTCATATTCATGATTAAACGATTCTTTCGTCTCAAGTACACGTGAAATTTCATACCATACAGCCTCTTGATATTCTTCGCTGATAATATCCCGGTAAGATAGTTCTTTATTGTCAATAAAGGCTTCCGGTTTATATCCCGTTAACTTATAGCAGCCATCCGATAAAAATTGCATTGTCCATTCTCTATCATAGTAGCAACGAAATGCTATACCTGGAATATGCGACAGAAGAACAGCTTTACTACGTTCACTCTCATTTAAGGCCTGTGACACAATTTTTCGTTCAGTAATATCGATTCCAGAAGAGATAATGCCGTTTATTTCGCCCGAATCATCGCGTAGAGCAACATTATTCCAAGCGATAACCCGTTTATCACCACTGCACGTTATAATTTGATTCTCGTAAATTCTTGCACTTACATCGAACTGGTTCTCCTCAATCATTTTCTTGAGCAAACCCTTTACGCTTTCCTTTTCCGATTCTAAAACGAAATATTCAACCCAATTTTTTCCCAGTACTTCCTCTTTATTTAAGCCTACCAGTTTACATCCAGTGTCATTTATCATTGTTACCTTGCCCTCTTTGTCTAGAGCAAGAAAAATGATTCCAGCTATATCGAGGTACATTTGGGCTCTATTCCGTTCAGTATTAATTTCCTTCTGATCTTTCTTGGCTTTGGTTATGTCATGAAAGTATCCGCCTACTCCGATTCTATTATCTTTCATTTCTACCGGAAATCTAGTAACCTTATAAATCTTTCCACCAACGGTCTCTTCCGAAATATTCATACAGCCGCTCGATAAAACCTTCTCTTCATTTACTTGGCACAGCCGCATGAATTCACTCGGTACGGATTCCATATCTTTTTTTCCTATGATTCCTTTTTCAGATACACCGAGCATTTCAATCATCTTCCGATTCACGATAACGTGTCTAAGTTGGTCATCTTTTAGATATGTCATGTCATTGGAAGAATCAATAAAGGAACGATAAATGCTTTCGCTTTCCAAACGTTTTTGGTTCTCCCTCTGTAATTCCTTGTTCGAAATTTCTAAACTGGAATTGGCCTTCAACAATTCCTCTTGCAAAGCCAATTTCTTTTTCAAGGTTTGATTTACCAACCAAAATATTAAAGAGGAGGTTACAAGCATATATAAGAAATCTTCAGCTACCCTAGTAACCAAGCCTATAGATGTACCTCCAAGCACAATCTCGGTATGGAAAATTGAAAGTACACTCCAAATACATCCAACCAAAAAATAGGCGCCTGCTATTCTTAGCGATTTCCCCTTAGATGTTTTTAATCTATTGTTTCGCTTATAAAAAATACACTCTTGTTGATTCGACATAATTAATTCCCTTATCTAATCCGTATTTTTGTACGATCGGAGTCCTACTTGGGGCCATACTATATCCCGAAAAACAAACTCTATCTTTTATCCGTCATACATTTATTACCATAAAATTACTTGATACAAATAATAATTTACCTTTGTACTAAAAAGTGCATATGTTTGTCAGTATACACTAATATTGATAATAGTTCTATCTATCTTGGCAGACAAACTAGTCGTGATTCACGCTAGCTTAGGTTAAACACAAAATGAGCCAAATTCATTTTTAGGGGTTGCAATTTAAACCCCATACAATATTTAATGGAAAAAAGTGGTCCTATTGCACTTTCGCTATATGCTTTTTCAAACGCTGAATGTTTTACGTAACAAGTGGAATATGAATAAGCCTTGTATATTTTATGAATTACTGATATATTTTCAATAATTGTCGATAAATTGTTCATTAAACAAAAAGCATGGACTAATACTAAGAATCGCTAAAAGGAGTGGCAACTATGAAAACACACAAAAGATTTGAAAGCATACGCCATGGTGGGTTCACTATGATTGAACTTATCGTTGTTATTACCATTTTAGGTATTCTAATGGCCGTTGTAGTTCCTTCATATTTACAGTATACGGAAAAAGCCAAGGAAGATGTCCTGAGGATTAATACTCTGAATACCAAGAGAATTGTAAGACTGTATTCCGTATCGATTGAGAAAAACAAATGGCATGGCAAGTACGATGACTATTGCCTAGATTGTAATACCAACCGAAATGATACCTCCACACTCAATAACCTTATTGAAAAAGAATGGGAAAAAATCAATTCTAATCCGCAAGCTGGTGAAGATACTAATAGCAATAAAGTTAACATCACAAATCCCTATAGTGGCAAAAGAAGTGTCCTTGATTATGACTATACATTATCCTCTGGCGAAGGTTTCTGCCCTGCTATTTTCATGACAGACAATGCAAACTATGCCTACGAGGGAAGCGGAAATACAAAAAATCTACTTGGTACGATCGTTATCTATTTTGATACTGAAACAAGTGATGGAACCACAGACCATATAGAGTTCTACTATGTTAAAAAGGATAAGACTAAATCCGAGTTATTAGGAACATTGGAATAATTATAGGTTGATAGGTGTTGATTAGGACCTTTTTCGGTTCTTATCAGCACCTTTTTCAATTTGAGTAGAATCAGCGAATAAAAAAAGGTTAACATCACCGGGTACATATCACGGTGACGTTAACCTTTATAAACTCTGTTGTAGAATCTTTTCGATTTTTAGTACTAGGATTAACCTACACAATATAGATTATTTCTTTTAATCAACATTTCATTTACTTCCATCATAATATCTTCTGCATACTGTCGATCTAAGTCGAATAGTATCCCTTTACTCCTGACCGCATCCAAAAATGCAGTCTTTTTGGGTTTGACCACAGCGATTACTTGTTTTCTACTGTCTAGTAATTTCAATATTTCTTCTTGGAAAGAGGTTGCCTTTCTTTCCATAAAGCCCAGTTCATCTATGACTACCAACTGCTTATTGGATTGCAAGGCTTCCCTAGCCAATTGAACTCCAAAGCTTTCAAAGACCTGCGTCTTTACCGCAAAATCACGCTTTTCATCATATAGACAAAATATTTTATGATATTGGTTTTCGGGTTCATAAAGAGGAGACTCTCCCCATTTACTCAGAAAGAATCCTTCTCTTTTGCCTTTCTCAAAATAAGGCAATGTTAAGAATCCACTTGCAGGTATTCCCATTTGGCATGCAATCGCTTTTGCCAATGTGCTTTTACCAGTCTTGATATCACCAGTTATCAAAATATTTTTCATAATCCATCCTCGACAAATACAGAAAGTTTGACACTGATCCAATGGCATAAGAACAGTGATAAACCAAATTGACAAAATTCGCAGCCAGCGTTATACTTCTATTAGAATAACGTAATTTATTATAGCAAATTTAATACCATCAAACAAGTAGCTACCCACTAGGAATGGCCTTATCCCTATGAATTTATTTGATGATTACATACGATAATTCCAAAGCACTACGCTTAGTACTGATATAATATTCCAGTGCAATGCTTCCCTGCATCCGGCACTTGGGATCCTACAATGGTGCTATTTGCCTAAGGAGAATCAAAATGTTCAAATGGAATGAGAAATCACTTCAATGGATGCAGCAAGCTGCTTCCTACTCAGAATATTATCAAAAAATTGCTCAACCAATTATAGACTTGTTAGACCAAGATAGTAACATATGTGAAATAGCCTGTGGCTGCGGACATTTATCCATGACTCTTTCTAGCCATGTACAGCATATCACTGCCATTGATATCAATCCAAAAGTAATATCCTTTTTAAAGGATGAATTGGTATCAAACAACATTCGCAATATTGAGCCAGTAGTTGCAAACTGGTTGCCTTATACCGAAAACAAACAATTTGACGTGGTGCTTTTCAGTCACTTTAGTGCTTTGGAAGAACAGCTCGAAAAATTAATGCGAGTAGCAAAAAAGTACATCATTGCTATCGTTCCAGAAAAGAATAATCACACTATCTCACCACAACTTTATACTAAGAAAAACCTAGATTATTCAAGAAAAGAGATTATGGAGTCAGCACCAGATATTCTAAAGGATTTGAATATCCCCTTTACTCAAATTTTTCAAGCAAATGAATTTGGTCAACCTCTTAGAGACCGAAGAGATGCTTATGAATACATTGAGCATTATTACAAAATCAGTGACCCTGAGGATATTGAACAATTTCTAAATAGTAAATTACAAAAATTACATTGTGGCTACTATTTGCCTAAAACAAAAAAAACTCGTACCATCATCATCGATGTCCAGAAGGCATCTGCGAACGTTTTCTATCAATAACATCACAAACCTTCTATTCAAATACTTACCCCCAACCGGGCCCTAGTAGTCATAAGGGCCCGGTTTCTATATATTCTAGCTAAATACCGTTTCAAGCACTTTTAATATTGCTTTCCTCGGTATCGCCAAATTGTCGATCAAAGCTTCATAATACTTGGCTTTAGCTGATACGATGATCCTTCCAACCTGCTAGACCCCATTCTCCAATATCTCTTTACATTTAAATAATACCGATACTTCGAAAAATTCCTTTATACTCCACGATTCTCACTTTCTAGGAGCACTCTTTCACTTGCATTAAGGTTCAAGCTATATCCGGAATATCTTGCTTTATTATATAGTAAAATGAAGACTATGCATTTATACTAATCTCCGCTGATAATTCCCACCCAATTAACATCAGTCATATCATTGCTGTCATTTATTGCATAAATTTGAATATTTTTGAAGTAAATTTCTTATCCTATGTGAAATATTTAATTTGCAATGTATTTTTATCATCCATGTTCGTTATTGCCAATAAGAATAAAGAATTGTCACAGGTAGGTATCGTAGAAAGGCTAATATTACATATTATAAACAAATATTGTGAAAGTGAGGGAAATTATGGGAATACTAGCAACAATAGTTAGATTGTGAAGAAAGTAGCCATGGTAACAGTACACTGGCTATTGATACTTCTGCAAATGAAGCCAGTGTAACAGCTATGCAACCCATCTGTTAAGGCTTAAGCTGATTATCTCCGTTATCCTTATAGCATCTTTGTGAACAAATATATAGATGGCTAACGCCTGATAAAGCAGATAGGCTATTGACATAAGTAGGTTTTCTACACATAGTAGAACTGTTCAAATCCGACAGATATAATATTTACGGCTTATAGTAAACACGTTGTAAAAAATCCAATTTAACTTAGGAGGTAAGTATGTCAGTTAATAACAAGGAAACAAATGGCACAACCCCAAGTGAGGTCAAGTTATCAAGATACGATCAATCAAGCAAGCTAAAAAGAGGATTACGACTTCTATATGTTTACGCATTAGCTACAGGTGCCATCTACACCTTCATCGGGTACTGGGATGGTATGTTTATGTCGGCTGGAGGACCAGCTACCTTCCTATCTTTTATTCTTATGACTTTGATGTGTCTTCCGATTGCCTTCATTTACAGTGAGCTAGCCACGATGATGCCAAACTGCGGTGGCGAGCTTGTCTATAACACGATAGGCCTAAGTAAACACTTCGGATTCTTATCCGCCTGGTTAATTATGGCTGCCTGGCTGATTGTACCTCCAGCAGGGGTCTTGGGCATTATTGAATGGTTTTCATTTTCGTTCCAACTGGATCTATCCTTAACCCAAATGTTTCTGATTGCAGCTATTGCGTTGGCCTTCTACTGCACCTTGAGTATGCTAAACATTCAAATAGCGGGTAAAGTTCAATCCTTCATGCTGTTTTCATCCTTAACCATCGTTGCCATAACAACTGTCTTGTTTTTATTCAGCAAAGATATGTCTTTAAGTAATTTTAATAATTTTATCGCCTCTGGCTATGCAGCCCCAGGAACTACCCTCACACCCGATGGATTACCCGTAGGAGGAGGGTCAAACTGGTATGGATGGTTGATTGGTACTGCGCTAATTATTACACCCTTCTTCGGCTTTGAAATTGTCCCACAGATGGTGGAAGAAGGTACGTTTCCAATAAAGAGCATGTCTAAAGCAATCATCGGTTCTGTCGTAACCTGCGGTTTAATCTACTCGCTTTTCTATTTTGCTTTGCAATCCGTAAAGCCATGGGCTGCCTTGACAAACAGTGGTGATTTCAGTCCCTTTATATCCCTAAAAGTAGTACAGGAAACCCTATATTGGTTACCAGGATGGTTTTGGATATTTGGTGTTGCAGCAGTCCTATTCACAATTGGCACCAGCGTCTTAGGTTTTTGGATTTCAGGTGTCCGCTTATTGTATGCAATGGGCAGACAAGGTTTCTTGCCAAAATCTTTTTCCAAAACCAATAAATACGACCAACCCATCATTCCCAATCTACTCATACTGGGATTGGCCTTGGTACAGTTGGCATTTTCTGACTCAGCCTTCCTAGCAAACTTCTACTCACTGATGGCATTCTCCGTAGCTGTAGCCTATTTTATCACTACCATTTCTTCAATCCGCCTAGCCATACGAGAACCTGATTGGGAAAGGCCCTTTAAGCTGAAAGGCGGAATGGCCTTTAGGGTATTTACCTTGATTATCTGTCTAGCCATTATGATTGGTACTGCCTTCGGTCAACCTGCAGGTGCCTGGAGAGCTTTAGGAATATATATGCTAGTCGGTCTTGCGCTTTACATGTATATGATGATATTTAGATGGAAAAAAGAACCAGTTTGGATGATTTGCCCAAGCAAGATTTCGGGGGAATTTGAGGAAAAAGAATTCTAGAATATTGCATCCGTTGCAATTTTTGAAACCTATTTCAATAACAAAAAGGGAGCTAAGCTCCCTTTTTTCTTATCTTCATAATGCTACTTATCCCACAAAAATAATTGGGAGTATCTCTGTTCAAATACGGTACCTATCAAACTCCATACAAGGCTATCCTTCAAAATTCAGCCATTATATTAGCGCTGATTTTTGTAAAAGTCTCTCAATAACAACTGCAATCTCCGCCCTCGACATACCTTTTTGGGGTGCAAGAGTAACATCAGTCCTACCAGATATAAGGCCCGTCTTTAAACAAGTTGCAACACTGTTTCTTGCATAGTTTGCAACGAGCTCAGCATCTTCATATTCGGCAAATAGCCCAGCAACCTCATCATCACGCAAAGAAGCCTCCATACCCGTTAACTTCATTGTTCTTGCAACAATCGCCATTACTTGCTCCCGGGTAATTTCTTCTTCAGGTCTAAAGGTTCCATCACTATACCCTGCAATAAGACCATACTGTACGGCAGTCGTAATGTAGCTTGCATACCAATCCGTTTCCGATACATCCGTGAAGTTTTCACTACCATTCCCCGCTTCAAGCCCCAGAGCTTTTACCAAGATTGTAGCAAATTCAGCGCGATTGACTTGACTATTGGGAGCATACTCGTTATTTCCAATACCGGACACAACCATTCTCGCGCCCATTTCATGGATAGAATTCTGTGCCCAATGATTCTCAATATCCGTAAAAATAATCTCATTATCGATCACAGCATAGGTACTGTTTGTCAGGCTACTAATTTCTGCAAAATAGTCACCATCAATTACTAGCATCCGGGTCGGTACATGGCGAGTACTTCCATCTGAATTAATGGCTATTCCTGTTAAGATGCTCGTTTGATCTAGCGCGACAGAAATGGCAATTCTTCGTGTTACGTATGAGCCAAAACTGTTTACCAAGATTTCTTTCCCATTATATGTGCAACGAATGGTGAAATCTTCAGCCGGGCTCACAATCGAAAACTTATTTTTTTGAGCTGCCTCTTCCAGCATATCAACCATTTCATCAGATGCCTCGCTAATGCGAATCTCCACCGTAATGTCTTTTAAAGCAACTCCTTCACCGAAGCGATTTGCAATGTCATCAATTGCAATCAACTTGGCTGGCAATCGATAACTAGTATTTTTCGTTAGCATCTCAATCGTTGATTCTTTCGACTCCAAATCTTTGATTGTCTGTCCATTTATTAAACTAGCGCATATACTTGAACCCGTTTTTATCGGGATTACAACTTCTGCACCCTGAGCTCTAGATTTAAGGATCTCACAAAGTTTCTCATCAGAAACCGTCAACATTGTAGTAGACTGGGCATTACTAGTTTCTGTTCTAAGGCTTCCCGCAAATTCTTTGTCATCATCCACATAAATAGCTACATATTCATTAGTACTATTATCCGACGAGGCTCGAGTAGCACTTTTTGTGAACACCACTTTCCCCTCAAGCTTGTTGAAATTGTTACTATCTGATGAAAATGTCCAGTAATAGGTTTCTCCTTTTTCTGCCTTGACATATGACATAAGTGGCGTCCCGTTCGAATCTTTCCATGAAATTGTACCAGGAACCATAACATCATTAAACTGAACACCACTTAAATCCACCTTGATTTTTTCAAACCGGTCGGCTTTTTCTTGAAAGGTAGGTGTTCCTGTTAGATTGGCCTTGAAGATATTGATACCCGTTACAATCTTTTCAAAATCATTATGGTTTTGATCACCTTGGATAATAATCTTCACTGTATAGGTTCCGGCATTCATCGGTTTCCCTGGAAGGAACTCTGTTTCCCCTTCACACATATAACTATATTCAGAAGAAATGTTAGATTCCGTTAGAATCTCTACCGACTCGCCATCATAGATTTTTTCTGTTTCAATCTCATAATCATCCAAATAATTATCCTTAGAAATTACTGGAAGAATAGTCGTGCTTAACGGTTTGTAGTCTTCAGCATTCCGATTTGGTATAAATATGATTTCATATTTAGAATCTCCATCCACCGGTGGAAGTACGTTTGGATCCTGTGCTTCGCTCCAAGCCCAGGTTCCTGTTATTGGTTCCTCCCCAAATTTCACCATGCCACCTATAATCGGGATAGACTCCAACTTTGTGCCATAGACTGCATTTGCCCTTGGTGGTATCTCAACAATCAGGGTACCCTTTTCCGTAGAAATCGTTGTTCCTGTACTAGATTCCGAAGAAGCAATCGGTTCTTTCTTCTTGATTCTTTGATAAAAAGTATAGTTTGTATTTGGCGATAGGTCACTGAAATAAGGACTATCCTGCCATGATAAGTTATCCCGCTTATACTCGCATCCATTTACTGCATTCAGAACTATGCTGGTTGCAGTTTGGCTTTCAAGCGTCGGTGCGCTTGGAGTTGCTGGTAGGGTAGTAAATTGAATCGTATCCGTATATGTAGTTACGTTGCCAGCGAAATCCACGGCTGCTACATAAACATAATACTGAGATTTTGCAGCCAATCCTGATAGTTCAAACGTCTTGTCTATTTCTGTTCCATTCTCGATGATATGTTCCGGGGTGCTATTAACATTTGATATACAGATCTTTTCAATACCACTCGTTTTATCATATGGTGTGATTGTTATCGAAGCACTTTGTGACGTTATTTCCTTTACGATAGTTTCCAAAATAGTTGGTCTAGTCTGATCTATTTTAATAGCATTGGTAAATATTTTATCTTCGACTGTATTGCTACTAATCTCTTTCAAATAATATTCAAACGATTTCCATGAACAATCATCCGTGAATTGAATTTTATCAAAAAAGTTCTGTCCATCTGTACTTACAGTATAGCCAGTTGGAGCCACGAGATTCACTTGCCCAATGTACCAATCATTTTCCCCAAGCGTGCCTTCAACGGTTGCAACAGGCGCTGAAATATTTGATGCAGGAACCATGACTGTAGCTATTTCACCACTATTATAATACTCTGTTTCTTTATACCTAACATAATAGTTCCCCTTGGATAAACCAGTTATGTCAGCTCCACTACATGCAACCCAGTCACTCTGATCTATGCTAAACTCCATTTTTTCATTCGTTCCTGTTATTATTCCATCGGAATAGCCAATGAATCTTGGAGCAAGGCCTAGTAGATTTTCGGGCGCATTTTGTTCTCCTTTGGTTATTGTAATCTCTAAAGAGTTTTGAACACCGTTACCATCATTGGCAACAGCTATTACCGTGACCTTGCCAATCGATTCGCTCGTTAAAAGTCCACTAGCATTTATCTTTGCTTTTCCAGTTCCATTTTCGACAGACCAACTTACAGATTTATCTCTTGCATCCTCCGGACTCGCTATTGCAACCATTTGTAAAGTATCTCCATATGCAAGGGTATCTTTATCATTTTTAGATGTAACTTCCAATGATTCAACCTTAATTGGAGCAACCCAA contains these protein-coding regions:
- a CDS encoding PAS domain S-box protein is translated as MSNQQECIFYKRNNRLKTSKGKSLRIAGAYFLVGCIWSVLSIFHTEIVLGGTSIGLVTRVAEDFLYMLVTSSLIFWLVNQTLKKKLALQEELLKANSSLEISNKELQRENQKRLESESIYRSFIDSSNDMTYLKDDQLRHVIVNRKMIEMLGVSEKGIIGKKDMESVPSEFMRLCQVNEEKVLSSGCMNISEETVGGKIYKVTRFPVEMKDNRIGVGGYFHDITKAKKDQKEINTERNRAQMYLDIAGIIFLALDKEGKVTMINDTGCKLVGLNKEEVLGKNWVEYFVLESEKESVKGLLKKMIEENQFDVSARIYENQIITCSGDKRVIAWNNVALRDDSGEINGIISSGIDITERKIVSQALNESERSKAVLLSHIPGIAFRCYYDREWTMQFLSDGCYKLTGYKPEAFIDNKELSYRDIISEEYQEAVWYEISRVLETKESFNHEYEIITASGERKWVMELGQYLFDDNGKVEALEGIIIDISESKHNFAKIQYMNEHDSLTNLYNRRYFEDAKVQMDTESNYPLCIVIADINGMRLINHTFGNDRGNWLINQTAKIIQSCCRPSDLLARTGGDEFSILLPNTDLDEANQIRLSIIKAIKEFNSSVQDEAFAISLSIGFGIKRTKASSIDEAEMEAETYLARRKLLEEKSHHSATLNSIMATLYARSNETEEHAQRLAMISRLIGEHMNLEQTCLDDLQLFSMLHDIGKIGVPDRVLNKPGRLTEKEWVVMRKHSEIGYNIAMTSPEFAVIANYILAHHERWDGSGYPRGLCGEEIPLLSRILAVADAYDAMTEDRVYRKALPKEVAIEEIRKNAGTQFDPHVVRIFMESIGVADHYN
- a CDS encoding type II secretion system protein, whose translation is MKTHKRFESIRHGGFTMIELIVVITILGILMAVVVPSYLQYTEKAKEDVLRINTLNTKRIVRLYSVSIEKNKWHGKYDDYCLDCNTNRNDTSTLNNLIEKEWEKINSNPQAGEDTNSNKVNITNPYSGKRSVLDYDYTLSSGEGFCPAIFMTDNANYAYEGSGNTKNLLGTIVIYFDTETSDGTTDHIEFYYVKKDKTKSELLGTLE
- a CDS encoding methyltransferase domain-containing protein; translated protein: MFKWNEKSLQWMQQAASYSEYYQKIAQPIIDLLDQDSNICEIACGCGHLSMTLSSHVQHITAIDINPKVISFLKDELVSNNIRNIEPVVANWLPYTENKQFDVVLFSHFSALEEQLEKLMRVAKKYIIAIVPEKNNHTISPQLYTKKNLDYSRKEIMESAPDILKDLNIPFTQIFQANEFGQPLRDRRDAYEYIEHYYKISDPEDIEQFLNSKLQKLHCGYYLPKTKKTRTIIIDVQKASANVFYQ
- a CDS encoding APC family permease; protein product: MSVNNKETNGTTPSEVKLSRYDQSSKLKRGLRLLYVYALATGAIYTFIGYWDGMFMSAGGPATFLSFILMTLMCLPIAFIYSELATMMPNCGGELVYNTIGLSKHFGFLSAWLIMAAWLIVPPAGVLGIIEWFSFSFQLDLSLTQMFLIAAIALAFYCTLSMLNIQIAGKVQSFMLFSSLTIVAITTVLFLFSKDMSLSNFNNFIASGYAAPGTTLTPDGLPVGGGSNWYGWLIGTALIITPFFGFEIVPQMVEEGTFPIKSMSKAIIGSVVTCGLIYSLFYFALQSVKPWAALTNSGDFSPFISLKVVQETLYWLPGWFWIFGVAAVLFTIGTSVLGFWISGVRLLYAMGRQGFLPKSFSKTNKYDQPIIPNLLILGLALVQLAFSDSAFLANFYSLMAFSVAVAYFITTISSIRLAIREPDWERPFKLKGGMAFRVFTLIICLAIMIGTAFGQPAGAWRALGIYMLVGLALYMYMMIFRWKKEPVWMICPSKISGEFEEKEF
- a CDS encoding S-layer homology domain-containing protein, with product MKKRPVIALLTLCLMATLFFGVQIDECSAIVLDLPIANSSYLFSGGDGSKDDPYSIDSPQDFAQFGANVNGGSTYVGKYFELASDIDLGVYEKWVPIGINGFSPDQRFQGTLDGKGHEISNFTVEYQSSYSGLFGILQGGTLCNLVLSNGRVNGKDMVGLAVGLNYGTVYNISVVDSDVTGHRRVGGVVGHNGVQVYNCSTDAYTIVSGVELVGGIAGYNYFGSLFNCYNMAFVAKNTENSYYTMQNHGGIVGKNQYGELGNVFNAGMIENMNGFGQVMGEGSMNYYADSCYYNTLWTPNNMLGTAVSDNCFYNYTSTDEPLSELLNKNLDKSYLSDTRYLTWTQEEGDIPRLSTEYWVAPIKVESLEVTSKNDKDTLAYGDTLQMVAIASPEDARDKSVSWSVENGTGKAKINASGLLTSESIGKVTVIAVANDGNGVQNSLEITITKGEQNAPENLLGLAPRFIGYSDGIITGTNEKMEFSIDQSDWVACSGADITGLSKGNYYVRYKETEYYNSGEIATVMVPASNISAPVATVEGTLGENDWYIGQVNLVAPTGYTVSTDGQNFFDKIQFTDDCSWKSFEYYLKEISSNTVEDKIFTNAIKIDQTRPTILETIVKEITSQSASITITPYDKTSGIEKICISNVNSTPEHIIENGTEIDKTFELSGLAAKSQYYVYVAAVDFAGNVTTYTDTIQFTTLPATPSAPTLESQTATSIVLNAVNGCEYKRDNLSWQDSPYFSDLSPNTNYTFYQRIKKKEPIASSESSTGTTISTEKGTLIVEIPPRANAVYGTKLESIPIIGGMVKFGEEPITGTWAWSEAQDPNVLPPVDGDSKYEIIFIPNRNAEDYKPLSTTILPVISKDNYLDDYEIETEKIYDGESVEILTESNISSEYSYMCEGETEFLPGKPMNAGTYTVKIIIQGDQNHNDFEKIVTGINIFKANLTGTPTFQEKADRFEKIKVDLSGVQFNDVMVPGTISWKDSNGTPLMSYVKAEKGETYYWTFSSDSNNFNKLEGKVVFTKSATRASSDNSTNEYVAIYVDDDKEFAGSLRTETSNAQSTTMLTVSDEKLCEILKSRAQGAEVVIPIKTGSSICASLINGQTIKDLESKESTIEMLTKNTSYRLPAKLIAIDDIANRFGEGVALKDITVEIRISEASDEMVDMLEEAAQKNKFSIVSPAEDFTIRCTYNGKEILVNSFGSYVTRRIAISVALDQTSILTGIAINSDGSTRHVPTRMLVIDGDYFAEISSLTNSTYAVIDNEIIFTDIENHWAQNSIHEMGARMVVSGIGNNEYAPNSQVNRAEFATILVKALGLEAGNGSENFTDVSETDWYASYITTAVQYGLIAGYSDGTFRPEEEITREQVMAIVARTMKLTGMEASLRDDEVAGLFAEYEDAELVANYARNSVATCLKTGLISGRTDVTLAPQKGMSRAEIAVVIERLLQKSALI